In Oscillatoria acuminata PCC 6304, a single window of DNA contains:
- a CDS encoding adenylate/guanylate cyclase domain-containing protein, whose product MTSEPIQEPNRKILVVDDTLDNVNLLSKMLTDSGYKVRKALNGQMALMGVQASPPDLILLDINMPDINGYEVCEKLKLEEQTRDIPVIFLSALDDVLDKVKAFKVGAVDYITKPFQFEEVLARVENHLKICRLQQELEEQNALLRLEREKSERLLLNILPKAIAEQLKESSTAIAEHFDEASILFADIVGFTPLSAKMSASELVALLNQIFSEFDELATQHGLEKIKTIGDSYMVVGGVPIPQQNHAEAIAEMALDMQQAIKQFQTQTGEPFQIRCGIATGSVVAGVIGTTKFIYDLWGDVVNIASRMESQGLPGQIQVTAETYQRLKSNYLLTERGTVSIRGKGEMITYWLTGKGS is encoded by the coding sequence ATGACTAGCGAACCTATTCAGGAACCCAACCGCAAAATTTTAGTGGTCGATGATACCCTAGACAATGTAAATTTACTTTCCAAAATGTTGACCGATTCTGGATATAAGGTGCGTAAAGCCTTGAACGGTCAAATGGCCTTAATGGGGGTGCAGGCATCCCCACCCGACCTAATTTTGCTGGATATTAATATGCCAGATATCAATGGATATGAGGTCTGTGAAAAATTAAAATTAGAGGAACAAACTCGGGATATTCCAGTAATTTTTTTAAGTGCCCTGGATGATGTATTAGATAAAGTCAAGGCATTCAAAGTAGGGGCCGTTGATTATATCACAAAACCATTTCAATTTGAAGAGGTTTTAGCCCGGGTTGAGAATCATTTAAAAATTTGTCGATTGCAACAAGAATTAGAAGAACAGAATGCCTTGTTGAGGTTAGAACGGGAGAAATCGGAGCGATTATTGCTGAATATTTTACCGAAGGCGATCGCAGAGCAGTTAAAAGAAAGCTCCACTGCGATCGCCGAACATTTTGATGAAGCCAGTATTTTATTTGCGGACATTGTGGGATTCACGCCTCTGTCTGCTAAAATGTCCGCATCCGAATTAGTCGCTTTACTCAATCAAATTTTTTCCGAATTTGATGAACTCGCCACCCAACATGGATTAGAAAAAATTAAAACCATTGGAGATTCCTATATGGTGGTCGGTGGCGTCCCCATTCCCCAACAGAATCATGCCGAGGCGATCGCAGAGATGGCATTGGATATGCAGCAGGCGATCAAGCAATTTCAAACCCAAACCGGGGAACCCTTCCAAATTCGCTGCGGAATTGCCACGGGTTCCGTCGTCGCCGGGGTGATTGGGACTACGAAGTTTATTTATGATCTCTGGGGAGATGTGGTGAATATTGCCTCACGAATGGAATCTCAAGGATTACCGGGTCAAATTCAAGTCACTGCCGAGACCTACCAGCGATTAAAAAGCAACTATCTATTAACCGAACGGGGAACGGTTTCGATTCGAGGCAAAGGAGAAATGATCACCTACTGGTTAACGGGAAAAGGGTCATAA